Proteins encoded by one window of Clostridium perfringens:
- a CDS encoding acetate kinase, which yields MKILIINCGSSSLKYKLIDMANEKDIIEGIVERIGLDQSRLVQKNELREKYILEKEIKDHKEAIDIVLNTLVDSKVGVIESIDEITAVGHRVVHGGERYSSSIIINEEVIKYLEECSKLAPLHNPANIIGIRACQSLMPNKEMVAVFDTAFHGTLPEKAYIYAIDYALYKDHKIRKYGFHGTSHKYVSHKVAETMGKDIKDLKIITCHLGNGASISAIKGGECIDTTMGFTPLAGIPMGTRSGNIDPSIIPFLVEECGYTIEEVSESLNKKSGVLGISGVSSDFRDIEDAASTGDKRAQLALDIFHYRIRAEIGSFIVNMGGVDVIVFTAGVGENSPETREECLKDLEFLGLTLDKEKNKVRGKLAEISQADSKIKAYVVPTNEELMIAKETVELIGK from the coding sequence ATGAAAATACTTATAATTAATTGTGGAAGTTCATCATTAAAATATAAATTAATTGATATGGCTAATGAAAAGGATATCATAGAGGGTATAGTTGAGAGAATAGGACTTGATCAATCTAGATTAGTCCAAAAAAATGAATTGAGAGAAAAATATATATTAGAAAAAGAAATAAAAGATCATAAAGAGGCTATAGATATAGTTCTAAACACTTTAGTGGATTCAAAGGTTGGAGTTATTGAATCTATTGATGAAATTACAGCAGTAGGTCATAGAGTAGTTCATGGGGGAGAAAGATACTCTTCTTCAATAATCATAAATGAAGAAGTTATAAAATACTTAGAAGAGTGTAGTAAATTAGCTCCACTACATAATCCAGCAAATATAATTGGAATAAGAGCATGTCAAAGTCTTATGCCAAATAAAGAAATGGTAGCTGTATTTGATACAGCCTTTCATGGAACATTACCAGAAAAAGCTTATATATATGCAATAGATTATGCTTTATATAAAGATCATAAAATTAGAAAATATGGATTCCATGGAACTTCACATAAATATGTATCTCATAAGGTTGCAGAAACTATGGGAAAAGATATAAAAGATTTAAAAATAATTACATGCCACCTAGGAAATGGTGCAAGTATATCAGCAATAAAAGGTGGAGAGTGTATAGATACAACTATGGGATTCACTCCACTTGCTGGGATTCCAATGGGAACTAGATCAGGTAATATAGATCCTTCAATAATTCCTTTTTTAGTTGAGGAATGTGGATATACTATAGAAGAGGTTTCTGAATCCTTAAATAAAAAATCAGGAGTTTTAGGAATATCAGGAGTTAGTTCAGATTTTAGAGATATAGAAGATGCCGCTTCAACAGGGGACAAGCGTGCACAATTAGCATTAGACATATTCCACTATAGAATAAGAGCTGAAATAGGTTCATTTATAGTAAATATGGGTGGTGTAGATGTAATAGTATTTACTGCTGGTGTAGGTGAAAATTCACCTGAAACTAGAGAAGAGTGTTTAAAAGATCTAGAATTCTTAGGATTAACTTTAGATAAAGAAAAAAATAAAGTTAGAGGAAAACTTGCAGAAATATCACAAGCTGATTCAAAAATTAAAGCATATGTTGTTCCAACAAATGAGGAATTAATGATAGCTAAGGAAACTGTAGAATTAATAGGTAAATAA